ATTTTAGCTAAAAGAAAAATTTGGTATAGCTACAACAAGGTGGATTATATGGCCTTGATTTCTGGAGTAGCTTTAACTATGATTAGATTCAGATTAGACTACAATATGGATCTGAATGTTCCTTTAGCAATCTTATCTATCTTTTACCTCATAATATTATTCTTCACTATAAGGGAAATGGCGTTTCTTCCTTCTCGTATCTCATTTAAATATCATCTCATGGGAGTTGCTTCCGTTCTAATATCTATTGGTTTAGATCCCATAGGTTTGGTCAGATTCCTCATCATTGGCTTTATAGTCATGGGAGTTTGTGCGTATTTTTACGTTTCCGTAGCTATGGTAAAAAGAATTTTGGAAGTAAAAGATAAACTTAAACTCATTGATGGATCAGTGTGGATCCAAATGGGATTATCAGCATTAATCTCAGTAGCGTTTATCAGAACTGGCTCGTTTCTCCACTTTTTTCATGTCCTAGCCTTATTCTTCTGGATACTTGCATTCTCACTTTTACCAGTTGTGATGTTAATTAGTATTATAAAGATCGTGAAGAGTGAAAGGAAGGATTTATACTATAACCCATCTTCGTGGTCAACTGTATTTCCGCAGGCGGTCTTCTCCACTGATACATTTATCATAACTAGAATTGTTCATTTGGTTTTCATGTCATTACTGTACTACCTTTCTTTAGCAATAGTGGTTTCTGCAACTTCGTTATGGTTCATTTTCTTGATTCTAGGTACTCTAGAAATATGATCGTTTTAAGCAACAACTAAATTAGTTTAATCAGTGTTTTGTGGGATTTTTCAAAACTTACGTCAATTTTCACATTCTCTTTATAGTAGAAAGAGCATTCCATTCCAGATAGTTTCCTCCTACGGTTATTCAACAGTTTGATTGTTAGAGGCATAGCATGTAATGCCTACAAATATTCATAAAGCATTTAATCATTCTATTTAATTGAAAGTATCTTTTAGCTTTCAAACTCGTTATTAGTGCTAGATTACGAGATCCTAGGCTAATCGTTAATGTCTCGAGACTTTGCTACGTTTTTACGTAAATGCATATCCTATTAACGGTTCAGCTGGACAATATGTTTCGTTCTTTTTCACAATCCATGAATGTATCATTAATTGTGTTAAATAATTATAAATCTCAGAATCACTAATTTCTATTCCCTCTTCGGCTTCTAACGTTCTTTTGACATCACTCCATCTTCCACATTTGCTTAGCACCTTCATTATCAGATAATATCTCTTTTTTGCTATATATCTAGGAAGGAGAAAATTCTCAAATTCCTTTTTTATTAACTCCCTAGCGTGATCCAACGTCTTCTTTAAACTAGCTTCATAGTCTCTACTTTCCAAATAACTAAATCCAAAATATGTAAGCCAGCCTGGAATTCCTCCAAGTCTCTCGTAAGTCTCCTCCTCTTTATTGAAAGTAACGTTAACTTCCTTAAAACCTTGATTTAAAAATAGTACCGCTTCCTCTTTATTGAAAGGTCTTAATTCTACAGTAGAGATCGCTCTACCGTAAAGGGGACTATCTGGAGTATTTACCTTCAGAAATTCATAAAGTAACCCCATCTCT
The nucleotide sequence above comes from Sulfolobus tengchongensis. Encoded proteins:
- a CDS encoding C4-dicarboxylate ABC transporter → MSYGRFKALINIFGQPLSFTILMSIMGISISTYYGGLLVLSEISMIIGLVTLTTLTVFLLLNVILAKRKIWYSYNKVDYMALISGVALTMIRFRLDYNMDLNVPLAILSIFYLIILFFTIREMAFLPSRISFKYHLMGVASVLISIGLDPIGLVRFLIIGFIVMGVCAYFYVSVAMVKRILEVKDKLKLIDGSVWIQMGLSALISVAFIRTGSFLHFFHVLALFFWILAFSLLPVVMLISIIKIVKSERKDLYYNPSSWSTVFPQAVFSTDTFIITRIVHLVFMSLLYYLSLAIVVSATSLWFIFLILGTLEI
- a CDS encoding ATP-binding protein, whose product is MLFDPVPKTNRRDFFDREREIDQLKELRTPIVLVLGLRRTGKSSLIKIATNELNKEKDALILYIDLRKFEEKNYVSYRDFLLQLQNEINKMSKKYHYIMDILRRIQGVSIVGTEIKFSWSKENRVSFHSLLDVLEEGSDREVIIVLDEAQELVKMRGINILPTLAYAYDNLKKVKFVISGSEMGLLYEFLKVNTPDSPLYGRAISTVELRPFNKEEAVLFLNQGFKEVNVTFNKEEETYERLGGIPGWLTYFGFSYLESRDYEASLKKTLDHARELIKKEFENFLLPRYIAKKRYYLIMKVLSKCGRWSDVKRTLEAEEGIEISDSEIYNYLTQLMIHSWIVKKNETYCPAEPLIGYAFT